The DNA window ATCTGTTTCAGGTCGTTCGGGTTCATGGCCCCTCCTTGAAGATCTGGTGTGTGCTGCGGTTGACGCTGCCCCCAATCATGCCCTGTGCGGGATGAGAGGGGGTGTCACCGGCTGCCTAACGCTCGTTTGGCTGAACCGAGTCTAATGCAAAGGCCAGGGCCGCCCCCCGCACTGTCGGCTGGGAGAGCGGCCCTGCAATCACGGTTCAGGCGCGGCTGAGGTAAGCGCCCGTGCGGGTATCCACCTTCACGCTGGTGTCCTGCTCCACGAACAGCGGCACCTGCACCACGGCCCCGGTCTCCAGCTTGGCGGGCTTGGTGCCGCCGGAAACGGTGTCGCCACGCACGCCGGGGTCGGTCTCCACGATCTTCAGGATCACCTGGTTGGGCAGGGTGATGCTCAGCGCCTTCTCGCCGTACATCGCCACCTCGATCTCGGTGTTCTCCTTCATGAATTTCGCGGCGTCACCCACCAGCGCCGGCGAGAGCGTCACCTGCTCGAAGGTGTCCATGTCCATGAACATGAAGTCCTCGCCGTCCTTGTACAGGTACTGCATCTTCTTGCCCTCGACGTAGATGTCCTGCAGCTTCTCACCGCTGTTGAAGGTGCGGTCCACGATGGCGCCGGACTCCATGTTCCGGAACTTCGTGACGACCTTCGCGCCGCCGCGACCCATCTTCAGGTGCGAGTAATCCAGGCATTCCCACAGGCCGCCGTCCATCTCCACTTTGGTGCCGTTGCGCAGTTCAGTAACGCTGATCATGTCATTCTCCTTTTTTCTAGCCGGGGCCGCCTCCGCACCGCCCGCCGCCAGGCAGGGGCGCGGGGAGCCGCGCGGCAACGCATAGGAGTCTAGCAGACCCCCCCTCAACCCTTCCACCGGGCGGGGCGCGTTTGCTATGCTGTCACGGTTGCACGTCCGCCCCCGCCCCCGGACCGACCCCGCCGGGTCCCGGCGCGCGGCGAGAGCGAGGCGGCGAAGAACGCCAAGGAGAGAGCACATGGAACTGAACGCCAAACCCCGCAAGAGCCAGGAGAAACTGGCCGAAGGCATGATCCCCGCCGTCGCCTACAACAAGGAGAACAACGTCTCCTTCGCCATCGACAAGAAGGCCTTCGACCGCGCCTTCCGCACGCAGAGCACCACCGGCCTGTTCGACATCACCGTCGAGGGCGGCGAGACCTTCCCCGCGCTGGTCAAGACCGTGCAGATGGACAAGCGCAAGCGCACCCCCATCCACGTCGACTTCTACATGGTCACCTACGGTGAACCCGTCGAAGTGAACGTGCCCGTCCACACCACCGGCAAGAGCCAGGGCGTCGTCATGGGCGGCCTGCTCGACATCGTCGTTCACAACCTCGCCGTGATCGCCCCCGGCCCCCGCCGCATTCCCCAGGAACTCGT is part of the Deinococcus depolymerans genome and encodes:
- the efp gene encoding elongation factor P, which encodes MISVTELRNGTKVEMDGGLWECLDYSHLKMGRGGAKVVTKFRNMESGAIVDRTFNSGEKLQDIYVEGKKMQYLYKDGEDFMFMDMDTFEQVTLSPALVGDAAKFMKENTEIEVAMYGEKALSITLPNQVILKIVETDPGVRGDTVSGGTKPAKLETGAVVQVPLFVEQDTSVKVDTRTGAYLSRA
- a CDS encoding 50S ribosomal protein L25/general stress protein Ctc, with the translated sequence MELNAKPRKSQEKLAEGMIPAVAYNKENNVSFAIDKKAFDRAFRTQSTTGLFDITVEGGETFPALVKTVQMDKRKRTPIHVDFYMVTYGEPVEVNVPVHTTGKSQGVVMGGLLDIVVHNLAVIAPGPRRIPQELVVDVTKLAIGDHVTAGQIKLPEGVKLAADADQVVISVLPPRLSDGEAAAEEQAAQVAGMVASGELSEEAATAVLEGEASLDDVKADDTSEA